Proteins co-encoded in one Theileria equi strain WA chromosome 3, complete sequence genomic window:
- a CDS encoding signal peptide-containing protein (encoded by transcript BEWA_002770A), which produces MRLYFLVCALVVQVYGVSQISDVRFGFLKREAIFNALNRDERCAFIGYNIRFPSLFKSQTNAREFLTYGSQKADPKPSAAKKRTKTRRRPSKFGQNKTKSAKNGQGASDITQKEVEGSKKPLKSLQHESNFDIYPLKHEEDDDQQVPTLPPSEFRPKQSLGQNFITDWNIMVKMCNSLEFGPDQGTATGKQVVELGAGIGSLTQILLKKYPEMTAIEIDARAISRLSRTLPDLDIIHDDVLQV; this is translated from the exons ATGCGTCTATATTTCCTTGTGTGTGCGTTAGTTGTACAGGTTTATGGAGTTTCGCAG ATTTCTGATGTTCGTTTTGGATTTTTAAAAAGAGAAGCCATTTTCAACGCATTAAACCGGGATGAAAGGTGTGCCTTCATAGGCTACAATATCCGATTTCCTTCTTTATTTAAGAGTCAGACAAATGCCAGGGAGTTTCTGACCTATGGATCGCAAAAGGCTGATCCTAAGCCTTCAGCTGCCAAGAAGAGGACAAAAACAAGACGTAGACCATCTAAATTTGGGCAGAATAAGACAAAAAGCGCCAAGAATGGTCAGGGAGCTTCGGACATTACACAGAAAGAAGTGGAAGGATCAAAAAAGCCCCTGAAAAGCTTACAACATGAATCAAACTTTGATATTTATCCCTTGAAGCatgaagaggatgatgatCAGCAGGTTCCTACACTTCCTCCCAGCGAGTTTAG ACCCAAGCAAAGTTTGGGTCAAAACTTTATCACTGACTGGAACATTATGGTAAAGATGTGCAATTCTCTTGAGTTTGGGCCGGATCAAGGCA CTGCTACTGGAAAACAGGTCGTTGAACTTGGAGCTGGAATAGGTTCCTTGACTCAGATTCTCTTGAAGAAGTATCCTGAAATGACTG CCATTGAAATTGATGCCAGAGCAATT